One Staphylococcus ratti DNA segment encodes these proteins:
- a CDS encoding WXG100 family type VII secretion target, with translation MAMIKMSPEEIRAKSQAYGNGSEQIQQILSELTRAQGEIASNWEGQAFNRFEEQFQQLTPKVEKFAQLLEEIKQQLNSTADAVQEQDQQLSNNFGLH, from the coding sequence ATGGCAATGATTAAAATGAGTCCTGAGGAAATCAGAGCAAAGTCACAAGCTTATGGGAACGGGTCTGAACAAATTCAACAAATTTTATCTGAATTGACACGTGCTCAAGGTGAAATTGCTTCAAACTGGGAAGGTCAAGCATTTAATCGCTTTGAAGAGCAATTCCAACAATTAACACCTAAAGTTGAAAAGTTTGCTCAATTATTAGAAGAAATCAAGCAACAATTAAATAGCACAGCTGATGCTGTACAAGAGCAAGACCAACAATTATCAAACAACTTTGGCTTACACTAA
- a CDS encoding CHAP domain-containing protein: MSNYFYKCITTFSTLTLLGTTMLDTSADASLKEDQKSHPNATFNVRQDGTYTYHYGTHDSNANSFKNSNSTQTTPHTPYRQQGHATDKYWNSDAPSTPARSATSQNIPTTIAPPPSLPSENAAAPSEAPSKKAFKRDARGLITSINTDTLYDELQILNFNEEARTEDGKPLALGNGKIIDQPIYTNKNNLYTAGQCTWYVFSKRAQAGKTISTFWGDARHWAAKAASEGFTVDKTPKVGAIMQNYEGPYGHVAYVERVNLDGSILISEMNYIAPYITSTRTIPASAVRSHNYIH, translated from the coding sequence ATGAGTAATTATTTTTATAAATGTATCACAACTTTTTCGACACTTACATTACTGGGAACAACAATGCTTGATACGTCAGCAGACGCATCATTGAAAGAAGATCAAAAAAGCCATCCTAACGCCACTTTTAATGTGCGCCAAGATGGTACATACACTTATCATTACGGTACTCACGACTCCAATGCTAATTCATTTAAAAATTCAAACAGCACGCAAACTACACCACACACGCCTTATAGACAACAAGGACATGCGACGGATAAATATTGGAATAGCGATGCCCCTTCAACGCCAGCAAGGAGCGCCACATCTCAAAACATCCCTACTACAATAGCACCACCACCTTCTTTACCTAGCGAAAATGCAGCGGCGCCATCCGAAGCACCGAGCAAGAAAGCTTTTAAAAGAGATGCACGCGGACTTATTACGTCCATTAATACAGATACGTTATACGACGAATTACAAATTCTTAACTTTAACGAAGAAGCACGAACAGAAGATGGGAAACCCCTTGCGTTAGGTAATGGGAAAATCATTGACCAGCCGATTTATACAAATAAAAATAATCTCTATACCGCTGGACAATGTACTTGGTATGTATTTAGCAAACGTGCTCAAGCAGGTAAAACGATAAGTACTTTCTGGGGTGATGCGCGTCATTGGGCGGCTAAAGCTGCAAGCGAAGGATTTACCGTCGACAAAACACCTAAAGTCGGCGCTATCATGCAAAATTATGAAGGGCCTTATGGCCACGTCGCTTACGTCGAACGCGTCAACTTAGATGGCAGTATTTTAATTTCAGAGATGAACTACATTGCGCCATACATCACATCAACACGTACTATTCCTGCAAGCGCCGTCCGTTCACACAATTACATTCATTAA